A stretch of Pelecanus crispus isolate bPelCri1 chromosome 3, bPelCri1.pri, whole genome shotgun sequence DNA encodes these proteins:
- the TRMT61B gene encoding tRNA (adenine(58)-N(1))-methyltransferase, mitochondrial gives MRAWRGLQRAVSSALSSGDGAAPRGRPRRRAWETSLSPLERVRRLLPPEEAAAVGQCAAAAQSPPEEEKEAAEEAAAAPPQVPPEAAGARPGPFRAGELALAEVRRKHNTTLKLLCRLAADSALASPGGLLPHRDIIGRLPGQVLRTSAGAQLLLRRPSLEEYVLLMPRGPTIAYPKDISAMLMMMDVHAGDTVLETGSGSGALSLFLSRAVGPKGHIISYEIRDDHHNLAKKNYRHWRAAWEIGHKEEWPDNVDFILKDISTAAADMKSVTLDAIVLDMLNPQSALPIVHPSLKQGGVCAVYLANITQVIDLLDTIRTRKLPFLCERIIEVTHRNWLVLPAKIKNGKSSQMMETQENSEEPPQKQYEEIHIQDQVVLKESEYNESLSDDAETYCSVPYVARPSYWQDAHSAFLTKLRKFRPLVS, from the exons ATGAGGGCCTGGCGCGGGTTGCAGCGGGCCGTCTCCTCCGCCCTCTCCTCCGGCGATGGGGCGGCCCCCCGCGGGAGGCCTCGCAGGCGGGCCTGGGAGACGTCGCTGTCGCCGCTGGAGCGGGTGAGGCGGCTGCTGCCGCCGGAGGAAGCGGCGGCGGTGGGGCAGTGCGCGGCCGCCGCTCAGAGTCCCcctgaggaggagaaggaggcggcggaggaggccgccgccgccccccctcAGGTGCCTCCTGAGGCGGCGGGAGCGCGTCCTGGCCCTTTCCGCGCTGGGGAGTTGGCTCTGGCAGAGGTGCGAAGGAAGCACAACACGACGCTGAAGCTGTTGTGCCGGCTGGCGGCGGATTCGGCCTTGGCCAGCCCCGGTGGCCTTCTGCCTCACCGCGACATCATCGGGCGGCTGCCCGGGCAGGTGCTGCGTACCTCGGCCGGGgcgcagctgctgctgaggcgGCCCTCGTTGGAGGAATACGTGCTGCTGATGCCGCGGGGGCCCACCATCGCCTACCCCAAG GATATAAGTGCGATGTTGATGATGATGGATGTCCACGCAGGAGACACCGTTTTGGAAACTGGCAGCGGGTCTGGCGCTCTAAGCTTGTTTCTGTCCAGAGCGG ttgGGCCCAAAGGACATATTATAAGTTATGAAATCAGAGATGATCATCACAATTTAGCTAAGAAGAATTACAGGCACTGGCGTGCTGCATGGGAAATAGGACATAAGGAAGAGTGGCCAGATAATGTGGATTTCATTCTTAAAGACATTTCAACAGCTGCTGCGGATATGAAATCTGTAACACTTGACGCA ATAGTTCTGGATATGCTTAACCCTCAGTCAGCTCTGCCTATTGTACACCCAAGTCTGAAACAGGGTGGTGTGTGCGCGGTGTATTTAGCAAA CATCACACAGGTTATTGACCTTTTAGACACAATACGGACCCGCAAGCTTCCTTTTTTGTGTGAAAGAATCATTGAGGTAACTCATAGAAATTGGCTGGTTCTCCCTGCTAAAATTAAGAATGGCAAATCAAGCCAAATGATGGAAACTCAAGAAAATAGTGAAGAACCACCTCAAAAGCAATACGAAGAAATCCACATTCAGGATCAAGTAGTTCTTAAAGAAAGTGAATACAATG AATCACTTTCTGATGATGCTGAAACATACTGCTCGGTGCCCTACGTTGCTAGACCATCTTATTGGCAGGATGCTCATTCAG catTCCTTACCAAGCTGAGAAAGTTTCGACCACTGGTTTCTTGA